A window from Triticum aestivum cultivar Chinese Spring chromosome 6D, IWGSC CS RefSeq v2.1, whole genome shotgun sequence encodes these proteins:
- the LOC123141043 gene encoding uncharacterized protein: MGGGLDRRRRPIEIDLQEADQGPRSFTRRWFPKTSNQTNNQLREMVEDDDGGDAYDRCRPSSRIKNGQAQTAIGLFEREVGPAPTPPSLRRGTTISSITKIDRYEPIARMLARHQAVLNLTCKLMKDRQHSRHAGAVRLRAAAGRSAWSSLTIMRWSCTTSRRSCRWPLPPNPLGCARSSTCAGTRTCSTVRIGGGSSPWPAAALRYETGHSDLYMGFVDAANEHRA, encoded by the coding sequence ATGGGTGGAGGACTAGATAGACGGCGGAGGCCAatagagattgatctccaagaagcaGATCAAGGACCAAGGAGCTTTACGAGGAGATGGTTTCCTAAGACTTCAAATCAAACAAACAACCAGCTTAGGGAGATGGTTGAAGATGATGATGGAGGCGACGCCTATGATCGATGCCGTCCAAGTTCGCGGATTAAAAACGGTCAAGCTCAAACGGCAATTGGTCTCTTTGAAAGAGAGGTAGGACCCGCTCCCACGCCGCCGAGCTTACGGAGGGGCACTACAATAAGCAGCATCACAAAAATCGACAGGTACGAGCCCATCGCCCGGATGCTGGCAAGGCACCAGGCCGTGCTCAATCTCACGTGCAAGCTAATGAAGGACAGGCAGCACTCCCGCCACGCCGGCGCTGTTCGCCTCAGGGCCGCGGCGGGGCGGAGCGCATGGAGCTCGCTGACGATAATGCGTTGGAGCTGTACGACGAGCAGGCGTTCGTGCAGGTGGCCGCTACCACCAAACCCGCTGGGCTGTGCACGTTCAAGCACCTGCGCAGGAACCAGAACCTGTTCAACAGTGAGAATTGGCGGCGGTTCGTCGCCATGGCCGGCAGCGGCGCTGAGGTACGAGACTGGGCACTCAGACCTGTACATGGGCTTCGTTGACGCTGCCAACGAGCACAGGGCATAG